A single genomic interval of Nonomuraea rubra harbors:
- a CDS encoding MFS transporter: MSFRVMLRLPGVAAQAVLGFLAQLTQQVAPVGIVLVVQGASGSLALAGVTAAAFSVGAGMGRPVQGRLMDRHGARTVLAGTALLHVAALLALLACARPGLPWWPMVVLAWVAGLGLPPVSVSMRIEWGRRVDARDRTAAYSLVYLVQELAMLTGPLVFGLLIAVASASLALGLVAGAAGAGTLVFARALLAGADGHARERGRVFADRRMLVLMAVVLLHGGTFGALQVGLPALATARGIPAATGVLVAALSLGGIAGATAYGARSWRSSAQVRLMGLMLLLGLALAPLALVGPLPLFCVVLFAGGLVLNPALTTSSLLVDEYAPTAQAEAFGWVSTGLGMGGAAGSAVAGVVGERFGHGAPFLAGAAFALAGAVSAALLLRRA, encoded by the coding sequence ATGTCGTTTCGCGTGATGCTCCGGCTGCCCGGCGTGGCGGCGCAGGCCGTGCTCGGATTCCTGGCCCAGCTCACGCAGCAGGTGGCGCCCGTCGGGATCGTGCTCGTGGTGCAGGGCGCGAGCGGTTCGCTGGCCCTGGCCGGGGTGACGGCGGCGGCGTTCTCCGTCGGGGCCGGCATGGGCAGGCCCGTGCAGGGTCGGCTCATGGACCGCCACGGGGCCAGGACGGTGCTGGCCGGCACCGCCCTCCTGCACGTGGCGGCCCTGCTGGCGCTGCTGGCGTGCGCGCGGCCCGGCTTACCGTGGTGGCCCATGGTGGTGCTGGCCTGGGTCGCGGGCCTCGGGCTGCCGCCGGTCTCCGTCAGCATGCGGATCGAGTGGGGCCGCAGGGTCGACGCCCGGGACCGTACCGCCGCCTACAGCCTGGTCTACCTGGTGCAGGAGCTCGCCATGCTCACCGGGCCCCTGGTGTTCGGGCTGCTGATCGCGGTGGCCTCGGCGTCGCTCGCGCTGGGCCTGGTCGCGGGGGCTGCCGGGGCCGGCACGCTGGTCTTCGCGCGGGCGCTGCTGGCGGGCGCGGACGGGCACGCGCGCGAGCGGGGGCGGGTCTTCGCCGACCGCCGGATGCTGGTGCTGATGGCCGTGGTGCTGCTGCACGGCGGCACCTTCGGGGCGCTGCAGGTGGGGCTGCCCGCGCTGGCGACCGCCCGCGGCATCCCCGCCGCCACGGGAGTGCTGGTGGCGGCGCTGTCGCTGGGCGGCATCGCGGGAGCCACCGCCTACGGGGCCCGCTCGTGGCGCTCCTCCGCCCAGGTGCGGCTGATGGGGCTGATGCTGCTGCTCGGGCTCGCGCTCGCACCGCTGGCGCTGGTAGGGCCGCTGCCGCTGTTCTGCGTGGTGCTGTTCGCCGGCGGGCTGGTGCTCAATCCGGCGCTGACGACGTCGTCGCTGCTGGTGGACGAGTACGCGCCCACCGCCCAGGCGGAGGCGTTCGGCTGGGTCTCGACGGGGCTCGGGATGGGTGGCGCGGCGGGATCGGCTGTAGCGGGCGTGGTCGGCGAACGCTTCGGCCACGGCGCCCCCTTCCTCGCGGGCGCCGCGTTCGCGCTGGCCGGGGCCGTGTCGGCGGCCCTGCTGCTGAGGCGCGCCTGA
- a CDS encoding LysR family transcriptional regulator: protein MIDTRRLRTLRAVADHGTVTAAAAALHLTPSAVSQQLAALEHEVGHRLLTRDGRGVHLTAVGKIMLDHANQVLAQLERAEAEVAAYTTGEAGEVTVACFATAISAVLSPAIAALRETSPGVRVRVQDAEGDHSLAMLLDGQADLAITVEYRGAPDAADPRLSRRPLYAEPFDLVLPGDHPLAGSATLVSLAAETWIGPYPGNPVHDVITFACQQAGFTPGLVHCSDDFRAVVALVGAGAGVALVPRLALRDMALPGVAVRQTPGPERRVFAAVRRGSDAHPLLRPLLAALREVAESLGTGSPEARRGAARDQAV, encoded by the coding sequence CGACCACGGCACGGTCACCGCCGCGGCGGCCGCGCTGCACCTGACGCCTTCCGCGGTGTCCCAGCAGCTCGCGGCCCTGGAGCACGAGGTGGGGCACCGCCTGCTCACCCGTGACGGGCGCGGCGTGCACCTCACCGCCGTGGGCAAGATCATGCTGGATCACGCCAACCAGGTCCTCGCCCAGCTCGAACGCGCCGAGGCGGAGGTGGCCGCGTACACGACGGGCGAGGCCGGCGAGGTCACCGTGGCCTGCTTCGCCACCGCGATCAGCGCCGTGCTCTCCCCCGCCATCGCCGCCCTGCGCGAGACGTCGCCCGGCGTGCGCGTCCGCGTGCAGGACGCCGAGGGCGACCACAGCCTGGCGATGCTGCTGGACGGCCAGGCGGACCTGGCCATCACGGTGGAGTACCGCGGCGCGCCCGACGCCGCCGACCCCCGGCTGTCACGCCGCCCCCTGTACGCCGAGCCGTTCGACCTGGTGCTCCCCGGCGACCACCCCCTGGCAGGCTCGGCCACGCTGGTGTCGCTGGCCGCCGAGACCTGGATCGGCCCCTACCCGGGCAACCCGGTGCACGACGTGATCACCTTCGCCTGCCAGCAGGCGGGCTTCACGCCGGGCCTCGTGCACTGCTCCGACGACTTCCGCGCCGTGGTCGCCCTGGTCGGGGCGGGGGCCGGGGTGGCACTGGTGCCGCGGCTCGCGCTGCGCGACATGGCGCTGCCCGGGGTGGCGGTGCGGCAGACGCCGGGGCCCGAGCGGCGCGTCTTCGCCGCCGTACGCCGGGGCTCCGACGCCCACCCCCTCCTACGCCCGCTCCTCGCGGCCCTGCGCGAGGTGGCCGAATCCCTCGGAACGGGCTCGCCGGAAGCACGCCGGGGCGCTGCTCGTGATCAAGCCGTCTAG